The Amphiprion ocellaris isolate individual 3 ecotype Okinawa chromosome 12, ASM2253959v1, whole genome shotgun sequence region TttcaccctcgtgtcgtcctgcaggtcaaaatgacccgttttaaagtttgaaaatgtggaaaaataaatattttcacagtgaaacttctgatgtccacatttttaacatttttgggaaatctttgaacatttttggtggaaaaaaagaaatgttaagaatGTTTCcttagaacattcacaaaaaaaatctaccaaaatccagcgaatttctctggattttggttcatttttatgtgaatgttcttaaagaaaatattagaagttttactgatatatatggaatcactttagatatttttaggattttttggaagatttttactcattttttgaaaatatttacaagaactttcttgccagatttgggggatttttttttttttttttttaaatataacttttcagggaaatttttaaggaattattggaattttcttcctgaaggttttgcaaattttcagaaatttgggggatttttttgctgaatttttggattttttttcagacaaggaaactatattttttggtgcccatgaatgaggacaacaggagggttaaaaccagAGAGACCTGaagctgtgctgctggaatCAGTAAAGAATTCAAGTTTAGAACACGGAAACACGGAAACACGGAAACACGGAAACGTGGAAGAGAAAACCCTGCAGCGGATTTTTCTTTGCACCAAAATTTTTCCTTAAAGCTGCGAAACACAAGACAAATTACTTTggttgaaatgtttttcttccgATACAGTAAAATAGAATTCTTTTTGCTGAATGAATCCAGTTCAATTATATCTGTCTCCCTCTTAGAGTCCAACAGACCAATCAGAAGCTCCCGAGCCAACAGATGGGCGAATCACAGCGTCCGATCAGTCGCCCTCGTACAGCAGCGCCCCGCTGAAGATGGTGAGCGGTTCAGTGGAGTAGGCCAGCTTCCCGGTGACCAGGTCGATGCAGACGGTGTCTCCGGCCTCCATGTGCAGGATGATGTTGAAGACGGCCAGCGCTCCGGGGATCTGCTTCGCCTCCGCCATCGGCTTCTCCAGGCCTTCAGGCTGGTAGCCGGCCGAGTCCACCCGGGCGATGCCGTTGTTGGACTTGGACAGCACCGCCTCgatcttcatgtttttgtgaccCGTCAGGATGCCGCTGAAGAAGTATTTCCCACTCACTGGAGCTGTGAAGTAACCTGTAAGCAGTAAGATGAGGTTAGAAAGCTGCTGATGATGAGTTACTGAAGGtaaacattcagcctcagtttatcatttccacattacaacttccagagtgtgtacaaaggaacacaacatttagtcatctggaactgaaccacatAGGATTTAActtcaaaaaagacaaaaaacaacaaaaacaagacaaaatattacaaaaatgagacacaaaatgacaaaagtcagaaacaaaatgacaaaaaatgacaacacaaaacagaaccaaaaaaagagaaaaagttagacaaaaaagcttcaaagcgacaaaaaatttgacaagtGACACAAGCAAGAATAAAAATGACGACattgtgaaacaaaacaacaaaacacaaaacaataaataaagcaaaacaaaaaatgacaaaaataagacaaaaaacagaagtgagacaaaaaggaaacacaaaatgacaaaaatgtgagaaaaacgacgtcaaacaaaagacaaaagaacacaaacaaaaatgagacaaaatatcacaaaaatgagacacaaaagacaaaagaacaatgaacaatctagtattttactttctgatccaaacaacttgtcatggtctagaaattattttaaatttatagttttactaatttacaatctgcagttaatgtcttctctggaatttttccactttgagggccggattggaccctctggaggaccatttttggcccacgggcctcatgttggacacccctggtttatgTGGAATGCGTcgtgttgcatgctggtccggttgtggtgtgtttccagctgtgatccggtgcgTCTCCCTGCAgctgatttgcataaagtagactccaCTACTACTGTTATTTATAATACTATGAGGGCATCATGGCAATAATACTtcagtacttttacttaagttgGGCTCTtgcttgtaatggagtatttttaacCTGTTATGTTGCTTCTTTTACCAGTAAAGATGTTCTCACTCGTTCCACCGTTAGtttgatggtacacaaaagttTTTGATTCTTGGCTATACGGTTATAAAGTACTTAGTACttaaaatacagttattttttGGGCAAAACCTTCTAACTAAAGTGAGAAAATATCATGTTTGTAAACCGGGTAAACAAATAATCTAAATTGAAATAATGAAACCCTATAATGTTTAGACTGACGTGCAATTTTGGTCACCTGTCTGTGGATTGTAGGCGTTGTTGTCGTTGACGAAGACATGGTTGAACACGATGGTTCCCGTTCCTCTCATGGGGCGAGTCAGTGCAGCGGAGAAAGAAAGGCGAGGAACGTCGGCGTCGGAGCCGGCAGGACCTGatgacagagcagaaacaaagagCAGGAGTTAGTAAGAAGCAGAGATCAGAGAGGAATGAGAGCTTTCATCTGCTGTTTAGAGAGAACAACACATACCCTGTTCACCTCGGAGACCTGAAACATGAAGGAGAACACAGTTAATCATCcaccagtttattttttattcttatcacaCTGATATGaaaagacagagatcaaagacaCTCCTTCTGAAtatataaatgttattttctgcagcagaggttgttgtttttacctGGGGGTCCTATCGGACCCTGCCTGCCATCTCTGCCTGGAGGTCCCACCCTTCCTTGGGGTCCCATGGGGCCCTGGGGTCCCCGTTCGCCTCTTTCTCCGCGGGGCCCCGGCAGACCAGGTGGACCTACAGGAGAGGAATGTTTGGTGAGATAGCACAGCTAGGAAACACCCTCTTTAGCAGGAATATTATCCCCTCAGAGGAAtctaaaaacatgcacaaaaagccAAGACTTTTCACCCGCTGTGACTCGGGATGTTTACTAAAACTATCCCTCAGACACACTGCAGACTTCACAGCCTCTTAAGTGAATTCTTTTCCTGGATTCCTTCGTTGCTCTATGTCTCCCCTCATCCTCCCGTCATGCAAGCGTTATCTGTTGACCAAAAGTCAGATCCCTCTGTCTTCTGCAACTCACCCGTGAAGTCCTGCTCTGTGAAATAGTGGAACTCCTTGACCAAGTCCACCACCGACGAGTTCAGCCTGTGTATCCTGGAGTGGACGTTCTCCAGCTGGACGTTCTGGATGTTCTCGATAGCATCTCCTTGAGACGTAACGGTGATGTTGAGTCCATTAACGCAGGTCCACAGGCCAGACACGTGTCGGTTGAGGCCGTCCTTGATCCTCTCCAGGCTGTCTGAGAGTGAGTCGAAGTGTCCACACACTCCCTCCAGCTTGGACAACCTTCGATCCAGGCCGTCGCTCGACCGCCGGCACTCGCCAACCTCCGTCACGAAGTTGCTCCTGATTATTTGGATCTCGTTGCCCAAACCGCCGAATCGAAGCTTGGAGTCATCGACATGATCCGACAGCTTCTTCTGCAAGTCGTTCACCTTGAAGAGAATTTTAAACTGGTTAATGTGTGTCTTCTGGCTGAGTTTCATATGACAATCATCTTCTATAAATGTACTTTTACCCTCTTCGTTACGATTTATTTTCCTACagtatctcacacacacaaaaatatgtaagCATATTATCCAAGTCATGTCTGTCAAATATCTGTCATGTGGTTAAATATTTTCATAGCTCTAATAATATTATGTGAAAACACGGCTGACCATGATGCATGTTTCACTGGCACAATGTTTTCACAGCACATGAAGAAAAGTTATGTTTCTAGAGGTACAGTTTAATAGAACAACACACAGATCATCATTACCGACCGTaccactgtgttttctgtttaattccaaCTAGCAAGGTTAAGTAGTTCCCAACCTTGGGCTTGGGACCCCCATATCGGCCGCAAGATAAATCTGAAGGGTTACGAGAGGTGGAAATGCAGATTTATGCTCGACAACTTAGAAATAACTCTTAAATTTGTCTTGATTCTACAGCTGGCATGGCAGATGGTTTGTCATGTCGTCACAGTGCAATATTCAGCTAAGAAGTCTTAAGTACTGGCGTTtgtgtggatgttactttggaGTGTAAATACCACATTAACTGGACCAAGGAAATGACCCTACAGCAGTGGTGCTGCCCAATGCCAGTCTCAATGCAACGCGCCGCATTGCAAAATCTGCTCAGGAATGActcgaggaacacaacaaagagttcaaggtgttgacCCAACCTCCAAACTCTCAAGATCCCAAACCAATTGAGCATCTGCAGAATGCACCTAAACAAACCTACACTGTAAGGCCTCAACCCACAACCTATAGAACACACTGGATGGACCCATTTGTTTATGTCCCAGAGCCAAACCACAGGAAACCCAAAGAGGTCCCATGTCCATGCCTTGATAGGAGGGGgatctacacaatattaggtagCTGGTTTTAATATCAGTAACAGTCACTGTAAACATTTTAGCCTATTAATGTCAGCATAGAGACACAAATGTGAACCAAGAGTTTTGCTATTGTGAAATACAGAAGAGTCTATGAACTCCTGGATTTGCCCCAGACCACTCATATCtacttagttgttttttttttttaaaactctggtAAGAGACCCTTTGGATGAACTCAGCCGGGTTCCAACAAGGATTACTGAGTCATAAAAGTCCAATGTACAGTAACAGACTCACAATAATCAAGTTCctttacaactaaactgcattcgcAATGATGATTtgagaaaaaatattctaaTCAGAAGGTGAGACTATGGCATCGTAGGAATGGCTTCCAGATCGAAAGTCCACATAAGGAGACAGGAAGTGAGGATGGAGTCAGAAGTCCACATTGGGACTTTcactttggttttgttttcagtctctgtttaatttcattcagACTTTCTGTTTGGTCAAGTTTAAGAAAACATGACGCTTAGGCAATAACTACACGTTAGACACTTGGCtaagtttaggaaaatatcactgTTTGGGTTGAAATACGGCCTTTTCCCAACATGCTGGAAACTTATCCTTCATTTTCTGGTCCCATCCCATCTAATATACAGAAGCAAACACttaaaaactgactgaaaaaccAGTTTACTCGACATCTCCGTTATCCACCGTCTTACCTCAGAGATGATGTCATCCTTGGTGTTGGTCAGGTCGGTCAGGGTGTCCCCATGTGTCTGTACAGTTCTTCCCAGACCCTTCAGAGTGTTATTAACAGAGTTAAACGTGATCATAACTCTACCCAGCTCTCCCTGGATGGACTTCAGATCTTCTCCTAACCTTCCACTGTGGACAGAGTGACCATCCAGAAGTTTCTTCAGATCATTTATGTTGGTTCTACACTGGCCCGTACACTCCTCTACCTCCTCTCTGAGACgtcccacctcctcctgaaggtTGGAGCAAACCTGAGAGCAGATGGTTTCCCCCGAGTCCACTTTCCGTCGCAGATCTGTCAGTTCGGTCTGACACCTGCTCAGTCCGGTCATGGTGGTGGTGTTCAGCGAGCCCAAGTCGTCCCCTATAGTCCTGCAAATGGAGCAGTCCTCCAAGTCACGACCCAACAGTTCAACCTCTGTGACGATCCGGTTGAACTTCTCACCGTCCTTCCCCGTCACAGCGATGATCTTCTTCACGTCATCCGTCAGGTCAAAGACTCGGTCCATCAGCGAGTCTCCTGACACCGACAGATCGTTCAGTTTAGTGTtaaacttctggatctcttcctGGTTGGATACAACCCTCCACTCCAAGGTTTTCACAGTCTCATCTGTGGACGGGCCTTTCCCGTTACGCCCACAGGTCTCGTTGCACATTTTGGTGGTCGATGTTAACCATGTGTCGAGGAAGGTTGTGATGTTCTCCAGCTGGTTCAAACGTCGACTGTGATCCCTCACTGTGTCTCCAAGAACAGACACGTCCAGCTCGATCTTCCCGATCTTGAAGCCGTTGTCGTCCAGCCGGCTGAGGACAGTGTTACGCAGCTGGGTGACGTCTCTCTGCACCGTGTCCTTCATGTTGTTCCCGGTGTTGGTGCACCTCTGCTCCGCCTTCCTCACCGTGTTGTTCATCCTCTTCTCCAGGTCTCTCAGCCTGCTGCTGAACCGGTCCTCCATCACCCGTCCCTTGCCTCCACTCGTCCCGGCTAGCTCCTTATCCAGCCGTCCTTTGATGGTGTCGCAtttgttggcggtggtggtgacTCGGACGTCCACGTCGGTCAGCCTCTTCTCCAGCTCGGTGACGGTGTTGCAGCAGGCCTGGAAACGCTCGGTTTCCCTGCGAGAGATGTCCAAGCTCTGCCTCAGGTGCTGGTCCATGGAGCTGATCAGCTTCTCCAGGGCTCTGATCCTGTCCCggtcctcctgctgctgccgcctCAGATCCTCCACACCAGCCTGCAGGGAAACAGCAGGAGGACTTTAGTTTGATAAGATAAAACAGGACAGAACCTCTTTAATCCCAGGGGATTTTGTTGGGCCAGATATTGcttagaaaacaaaatgactatgAGAGAGACAAGAAGCAAGAAGACACGAGTACAATACATGACTGAAAATAATAAGTAAACTAATATAAGACTagaacacaaaaataagaaGTTATACTAGAAAATAAAGTAATATTatacatgataatgaaatattacactttaCATTGACATAGTGGAcctgaaaatgaaatactgaATTCATAAAACTGATATTCAGGCTTCCCATTCAAAGAATTCTGACAACATTTCAACAtactacatatttagattttacagttctgtgtttttctacaCTGAGTAGATATGGTGCCAATAATTCTTTGGTCATGTACATTTGCTTTTCTTATTGACAGGTTCACTTTTTCATAGCGTAAATAACACCGTTTGTATCACTTCTGCCCATTGCATTGCACTTTATTAATcactcaccagccactttattagaAACACCAGTGAAATCTAATGCAACAGAtcggatggacggacggacagacggacagacagacagactaatggatgatggatggatggatggatggatggatggatggatggatggatagatgcatggatggacggacggacagacggacggactaatggatgatggatgaatggatggacagacggatggacagatggacggacggacagatagatgatggatggatggatggatggatggatggatggatggatactttattaatcctgagggaaattcaagttaaAGTTACCGTTCttggctttttttcttgtttaaaaggaTGTTGTGATCGCCTGGTTTTGCTCTTGATTTGTTAATAAATGTCAATATTGCAAAAGAAATataaattttactttatattttcCTCCATAATACAGCTACAGAATGCATAGTAAGGCGACATTAAGCtcata contains the following coding sequences:
- the emilin1a gene encoding EMILIN-1a, with product MKHSRVSKSRLDFTMEILFYLLAFVSARVCSGLGYAESTTIQTGHRAASRHRNWCAYVVTRTVSCVMEDGVETYIKPDYQRCTWGQCPRVAYRTYRRPRYKVAYKMVTEMEWKCCHGYSGEDCHNGPQGTPDTQVNRGRPRVTQTSSNPDGGQRGGGEGDQEKIRQLEETIRGLTKDLHTMQTTIHGINQRLPGLNGAIVPADSAQPHMKETINSIQTKLDHLYNRTQVHDQTLLNINNHLVNGGGNELDGTARGDGGGGGGGGGGGNQLNTMKEEILTELERRVSLSCSSCQAGVEDLRRQQQEDRDRIRALEKLISSMDQHLRQSLDISRRETERFQACCNTVTELEKRLTDVDVRVTTTANKCDTIKGRLDKELAGTSGGKGRVMEDRFSSRLRDLEKRMNNTVRKAEQRCTNTGNNMKDTVQRDVTQLRNTVLSRLDDNGFKIGKIELDVSVLGDTVRDHSRRLNQLENITTFLDTWLTSTTKMCNETCGRNGKGPSTDETVKTLEWRVVSNQEEIQKFNTKLNDLSVSGDSLMDRVFDLTDDVKKIIAVTGKDGEKFNRIVTEVELLGRDLEDCSICRTIGDDLGSLNTTTMTGLSRCQTELTDLRRKVDSGETICSQVCSNLQEEVGRLREEVEECTGQCRTNINDLKKLLDGHSVHSGRLGEDLKSIQGELGRVMITFNSVNNTLKGLGRTVQTHGDTLTDLTNTKDDIISEVNDLQKKLSDHVDDSKLRFGGLGNEIQIIRSNFVTEVGECRRSSDGLDRRLSKLEGVCGHFDSLSDSLERIKDGLNRHVSGLWTCVNGLNITVTSQGDAIENIQNVQLENVHSRIHRLNSSVVDLVKEFHYFTEQDFTGPPGLPGPRGERGERGPQGPMGPQGRVGPPGRDGRQGPIGPPGLRGEQGPAGSDADVPRLSFSAALTRPMRGTGTIVFNHVFVNDNNAYNPQTGYFTAPVSGKYFFSGILTGHKNMKIEAVLSKSNNGIARVDSAGYQPEGLEKPMAEAKQIPGALAVFNIILHMEAGDTVCIDLVTGKLAYSTEPLTIFSGALLYEGD